The Beijerinckiaceae bacterium genome has a window encoding:
- a CDS encoding glycogen phosphorylase, with amino-acid sequence MEVEIVPPAVENGAPAGPLRAESRTDVAAIRNAILDKLTYAMGKNSAAAGPRDWFVATALTVRDRVVERWIVSTQETQRTRRKRVYYLSLEFLIGRLLIDALTNMEMIEPTRAALAELGVDLEELREVEPDAALGNGGLGRLAACFMESMATLSIAAYGYGIRYDHGLFRQRIKNGRQLEYPEDWLSFGNPWEFARPEVDYDIGFGGRIEAEHQADGAVKHIWHPGETVEAVAYDTPIPGWRGAHINTLRLWSARAPDPLRLDMFNSGDHIGALMDRVRAESISKVLYPSDATPAGEELRLRQEYFFASASLQDLVRRHLDQHGTIDSLADKVAIQLNDTHPAIAIAELMRILVDLHDVPWRDAWAVTQATFSYTNHTLLPEALETWPVPLMERLLPRHMQIIYLINAIHLAQMSKLPDANGERFSALSLIDEAHGRRVRMGHLAFLGSHKINGVSKLHSDLMKETVFRELDAVLPGRITNKTNGITFRRWLKEANPGLTGLLTEAIGDRIFDDAMVLEKLAVFADDSSFQERYAAQRRANKVALSKLVRQRLGVVLDPDALFDVQIKRIHEYKRQILNILEAIAVYDAIRAQPTRDWIPRVKIFAGKAAASYTTAKLIIQLANDVAEIVNTDPTVRGLLKIVFLPNYNVSLAERIIPAADVSEQISTAGMEASGTGNMKLALNGALTIGTLDGANVEIREKVGAENIFIFGLTADEVEAHRRQSIDGRPAIERSAKLAEVLDAIASGVFSPDEPDRYRGLVDALTHNDYFLVTTDFESYFDTQRAVFKRWRDKPAWWRSAVLNTAHMGWFSSDRTIKEYAEEIWDVPVRPPGKG; translated from the coding sequence ATGGAAGTCGAAATCGTACCCCCGGCCGTCGAAAATGGCGCGCCCGCTGGTCCTCTCCGTGCGGAGAGCCGAACCGACGTCGCGGCGATCCGAAACGCAATTCTCGACAAACTTACCTATGCGATGGGCAAGAATTCGGCCGCCGCCGGTCCGCGCGACTGGTTCGTGGCGACCGCTCTGACCGTTCGCGACCGGGTTGTCGAACGCTGGATCGTCTCCACCCAGGAAACCCAACGGACCCGCCGCAAGCGGGTTTACTACTTGAGCCTCGAATTTCTGATCGGCCGTCTCTTGATCGATGCGCTGACCAATATGGAGATGATCGAACCGACCCGCGCGGCGCTGGCCGAACTTGGCGTCGATCTCGAAGAGCTGCGCGAAGTCGAGCCGGATGCCGCGCTCGGCAATGGGGGACTTGGCCGGCTTGCCGCCTGTTTCATGGAAAGCATGGCGACCCTTTCGATTGCCGCCTATGGGTACGGCATTCGGTATGACCACGGCTTGTTCCGCCAGCGGATCAAGAATGGGCGTCAGCTCGAATATCCCGAAGATTGGCTGTCGTTCGGCAACCCATGGGAGTTCGCGCGGCCGGAAGTCGATTACGATATCGGCTTTGGCGGCCGGATCGAAGCCGAACATCAGGCCGACGGAGCGGTGAAGCATATTTGGCATCCTGGCGAAACCGTCGAGGCCGTCGCCTATGATACGCCGATCCCCGGCTGGCGCGGGGCACATATCAACACGCTGCGGCTTTGGTCTGCGCGGGCGCCGGACCCGCTCCGGCTCGACATGTTCAACAGCGGCGATCACATCGGCGCATTGATGGACCGGGTGCGCGCCGAGTCGATTTCCAAAGTCCTTTATCCGAGCGATGCCACCCCCGCGGGCGAGGAACTGAGGCTCCGCCAGGAATATTTCTTCGCCTCCGCTTCGCTGCAGGATCTGGTCCGCCGCCACCTCGATCAGCATGGCACCATCGACTCGCTCGCCGATAAGGTCGCGATCCAACTCAACGATACCCATCCCGCCATCGCGATCGCCGAGCTGATGCGCATTCTGGTGGACCTCCATGACGTTCCCTGGCGGGACGCCTGGGCGGTCACCCAAGCGACCTTCAGCTACACCAATCATACCTTGCTGCCGGAGGCGCTGGAGACATGGCCGGTGCCGCTGATGGAGCGGCTTTTGCCCCGCCACATGCAGATCATCTATCTGATCAACGCCATTCATCTGGCCCAGATGAGCAAGCTGCCGGACGCGAATGGCGAGAGGTTTTCGGCGCTTTCGCTGATCGATGAGGCACATGGGCGTCGGGTTCGGATGGGTCATCTTGCCTTCTTGGGCTCGCACAAAATCAATGGCGTGTCGAAGCTCCATTCCGACTTGATGAAGGAGACGGTGTTCCGCGAACTCGACGCCGTGCTCCCGGGGCGCATCACCAACAAGACCAATGGGATCACCTTCCGCCGCTGGCTGAAGGAGGCCAACCCCGGTTTGACCGGGCTGCTGACCGAGGCGATCGGCGACCGGATCTTTGACGATGCCATGGTCTTGGAAAAACTGGCTGTCTTCGCCGACGATTCGTCGTTCCAGGAGCGTTACGCCGCGCAACGGCGGGCGAACAAAGTGGCGCTCTCGAAGCTGGTGCGGCAGCGGCTCGGCGTCGTGCTGGATCCCGATGCGCTGTTCGATGTGCAGATTAAACGCATCCATGAATATAAGCGCCAGATCCTCAATATTCTGGAGGCGATTGCGGTCTATGACGCAATCCGCGCCCAGCCGACCCGCGACTGGATTCCCAGGGTCAAGATTTTCGCCGGCAAGGCGGCGGCGAGTTACACGACGGCAAAGCTGATCATTCAGCTCGCCAATGATGTGGCGGAGATCGTCAACACCGACCCCACGGTGCGCGGGCTTCTTAAAATCGTGTTCTTGCCCAACTATAATGTCAGCCTCGCCGAGCGCATCATTCCGGCGGCTGATGTGTCCGAGCAGATTTCGACCGCGGGCATGGAAGCGTCCGGCACCGGCAACATGAAATTGGCCTTGAACGGAGCGCTGACCATTGGCACCCTCGATGGCGCCAATGTCGAGATCCGCGAAAAAGTCGGAGCGGAAAATATCTTCATTTTTGGGCTTACCGCCGACGAAGTTGAAGCGCATCGGCGGCAGAGCATCGATGGGCGCCCGGCCATCGAGCGCTCGGCCAAGCTCGCCGAAGTGCTCGATGCGATTGCCTCCGGGGTGTTCTCGCCCGATGAGCCTGACCGCTACCGTGGCCTTGTCGACGCCTTGACGCATAATGATTATTTTCTGGTGACCACCGACTTCGAGAGTTATTTCGATACGCAGCGCGCCGTGTTCAAACGCTGGCGCGACAAGCCGGCCTGGTGGCGCTCGGCTGTGCTCAACACGGCGCATATGGGCTGGTTTTCCTCGGATCGCACGATCAAAGAATATGCCGAAGAAATTTGGGACGTTCCGGTGAGGCCACCCGGAAAGGGATGA